A DNA window from Centropristis striata isolate RG_2023a ecotype Rhode Island chromosome 10, C.striata_1.0, whole genome shotgun sequence contains the following coding sequences:
- the LOC131978691 gene encoding C-type lectin domain family 4 member M-like has translation MRWSDGRWYDHSCTGNRQAVCCDVRDLASVRNQAENQKVQELIPAGWYVWIGLFRDSWKWSDGSSSSFRYWLSGQPNNYGGRQDCAAADFSSSGGWRDENCDLKFPFICSGPDVPTSSKQVFRLRVSSSVDPNDPAVMEAMLKQIKQKLRDQGVNDDVKLSFRKQADGKAFHKEEKKKKSRKDEF, from the exons ATGCGGTGGTCTGATGGACGATGGTACGATCACAGCTGCACAGGGAACAGACAGGCGGTGTGCTGTGATGTGAGAG acctggccagtgtgaggaACCAGGCAGAGAACCAGAAGGTCCAGGAGCTGATTCCAGCAGGATGGTATgtctggatcggccttttcagagactcctggaagtggtccGATGGAAGCAGCTCCTCGTTCAGATACTGGCTGTCAGGTCAACCTAATAACTACGGGGGGAGGCAGgattgtgcagcagcagatttcagCTCCTCTGGAGGATGGAGGGACGAGAACTGTGACCTGAAGTTTCCATTCATCTGCTCCGGTCCAG ACGTCCCAACAAGTTCAAAGCAAGTGTTCAGACTGAGGGTGAGCAGCTCTGTGGACCCCAACGACCCTGCTGTGATGGAGGCAATGCTGAAGCAG ATCAAACAGAAGCTGAGGGACCAGGGGGTGAATGACGACGTCAAACTGAGCTTtaggaagcaggcagatggaaaagcCTTCcacaaggaggagaagaagaagaagagcaggaaGGACGAGTTCTAA